In Bacteroidales bacterium, the genomic stretch GGCATGATCAGCCTGGCTGAAAATGATGACCAGGTCAAAATAATAAAAGCTGCCATGAGAGAGGAACAACAGGAACAGTCGTTTATCGGAAGGATCGGCAGGCTAATCGAACCAATTATCCGGCCTTTGGGTTTTGACTGGCGCATGGGCGTGAGCCTGGTTGCAGGTTCCGCAGCAAAAGAGGTAGTCGTAAGCACCATGGGCGTTCTTTACCAGACCGGTGATGACGAAGGGATTACGGGACTGATCGGCAAGTTGCAGACACAGGTTCATTCTTCAGGTCCCCTCATGGGCAAGCCCGTGTATACACCCCTTGTAGCCTTCGCTTTCATGATCTTTATCCTGATCTATTTCCCTTGTATCGCTGTAATTGCAGCAATAAGAAAAGAATCCGGCAGATGGAAATGGCCGGCTTTCCTGGCTGTTTACACGACAGCCCTTGCATGGATAGCAGCGTTTGCGGTTTATCAGATCGGCAGCCTTATTTAGTTTTGCAGACTGTCCAGACGATTCAGTCCAAGTATCGAACGATCATAGTTCGGGATAAGTTCGAGGGCTTTTTGATAATCTTTCCTCGCATTTACATAATCACCCAGCAATTCATAATTGTAACCCCTGTTGAAGTAAGCATCGGTGTATTTGGGATCCAGGGAAATCGCCCGCGTAAAACATTTGACTGCTTCTTCAAAATCATTGAGATAGACCAGGTTAATGTACCCAAGGTTATAATGTGCCTCCTTGAAATCCGGAGAAACTGTCAGCAGTTTTTCATAGGTCTCAATGGCCTTGGGAATATTCTCCTGTTCCTGGTAAGCCAGACCAAGCAGATAATAAGCTTCTCCCCTGCCAGGTTCAATACGGGTAGCAGCTTGCAAATAACCGGCAGCAAGTGAATTTTTCTGGGCTGAGTAGAGCGCACCTAACTCTAAGTATGCTTCATAGTAGTTTTGGTCCTGATCGGCTGCAGCCTGGAAGTTCTGGATAGCCAGGGACGAATCGCCCAGTTCCATGTATGCATAAC encodes the following:
- a CDS encoding tetratricopeptide repeat protein → MKNLILVWILLIFSLLLSSCRPVNEKKMATVQNSTTLPLELGALNEKIHSDSLNPEHYYFRSRYYLEQKDINRALADINKAIQLDEKKSDYFVTLSEIYLSMGRIPGCLEALKKAEELDPVNKNALLKLAEVYLILKDYANTFEYTRRALDLDQINPKAHFIRGYAYMELGDSSLAIQNFQAAADQDQNYYEAYLELGALYSAQKNSLAAGYLQAATRIEPGRGEAYYLLGLAYQEQENIPKAIETYEKLLTVSPDFKEAHYNLGYINLVYLNDFEEAVKCFTRAISLDPKYTDAYFNRGYNYELLGDYVNARKDYQKALELIPNYDRSILGLNRLDSLQN